From the genome of Ananas comosus cultivar F153 unplaced genomic scaffold, ASM154086v1, whole genome shotgun sequence, one region includes:
- the LOC109704556 gene encoding alpha-1,4-glucan-protein synthase [UDP-forming]-like: MATGSGVPITPLLKEELDIVIPTIRNLDFLEMWRPFFQPYHLIIVQDGDPTRTIKVPEGFDYELYNRNDINRILGPKASCISFKDSACRCFGYMVSKKKYIYTIDDDCFVSRISASFSSPIPLTGPISEFLWFRLVF; this comes from the coding sequence ATGGCGACCGGATCGGGGGTTCCGATCACTCCCCTGCTCAAGGAGGAGCTCGACATCGTGATCCCGACGATCCGGAACCTGGATTTCCTGGAGATGTGGAGGCCGTTCTTCCAACCCTACCACCTCATCATCGTCCAAGATGGGGACCCCACGAGGACCATCAAGGTGCCCGAGGGGTTCGACTACGAGCTCTACAACCGCAACGACATCAACCGGATCCTCGGCCCCAAGGCCTCGTGCATCTCCTTCAAGGACTCCGCGTGCCGATGCTTCGGATACATGGTCTCCAAGAAGAAGTACATCTATACGATCGACGATGACTGCTTCGTGAGTCGGATCTCAGCCTCTTTCTCCTCCCCCATTCCTCTGACTGGTCCGATTTCGGAGTTTTTATGGTTTCGCTTGGTGTTTTGA